In uncultured Fibrobacter sp., a genomic segment contains:
- the metG gene encoding methionine--tRNA ligase yields MKNFYVTTPIYYVNDAPHIGHSYTTVLADILTRFHKIIGYQTFFLTGTDEHGQKVQRAAAKREVSPQEHVDEYYHRFEDLWKKMDIENDFFIRTTMPQHKAYVQECLQKLWDKGEIYSKEYEGWYSVGEERFFGEDELDENKCDPISHRPVEWLKEKNYFFKMGSYQQKLIDFLESHKDWIVPDYRWNEIRGFLRQPLNDLCISRPKARLSWGIPLPFDEDYVTYVWFDALLNYVSASTAFHKTYKDGTPIWPATYHLIGKDILTTHSVYWPTMLMALDIPLPQHILAHGWWLVNGGDKMSKSAGNVVNPMDYMEKYGVDAFRYFLASAMVVGQDANFTHEGFVRRINSDLANDLGNVLNRVHRLVLNNFEGKLPAIAAPLDDAANEVITIAKRVITNVMEWVPQVKLSQVIDEIMTLVRSVNRYLEVKAPWKLAKDPAMKDELATVLFVSAEAVRLSLCLLWPVIPTKSKEGLAMLGSKFTDQNDLVWGILKGGEVFGEGKPLFPRIEEEVKQQPQQQKPKQNKPLTAADVPAAMDMRVAQIKEVADHPDATSLYVLKVDAGEGELRTICSGLKNSYKAEELQDRKILLFANLKPSALRGIMSQGMLFAGDLDAEAHTCKLVSVPDDAKPGDRALFKGVAPSEPRELKVKDFEKIALSVKGGAVFCDALALEVNGKPVTCDVADGNGVH; encoded by the coding sequence ATGAAGAATTTTTACGTCACAACGCCTATTTACTATGTTAACGACGCCCCGCATATCGGGCACTCCTACACCACCGTCCTCGCGGACATCCTTACCCGCTTCCACAAGATTATCGGCTACCAGACCTTCTTTTTGACCGGCACGGATGAACACGGCCAGAAGGTACAGCGCGCCGCCGCCAAACGCGAAGTCTCCCCGCAGGAGCACGTGGACGAATACTACCACCGTTTCGAGGACCTGTGGAAAAAGATGGATATCGAAAACGACTTCTTTATCCGTACCACGATGCCGCAGCACAAGGCCTACGTGCAGGAATGCCTCCAGAAACTCTGGGACAAGGGCGAAATTTATTCCAAGGAATACGAAGGCTGGTACTCCGTGGGCGAGGAACGCTTCTTCGGCGAAGACGAACTCGACGAGAACAAGTGCGACCCCATCAGCCACCGCCCGGTGGAATGGCTCAAGGAAAAGAACTACTTCTTCAAGATGGGTTCTTACCAGCAGAAGTTGATTGACTTTTTGGAAAGCCACAAGGACTGGATTGTGCCGGACTACCGCTGGAACGAAATCCGCGGGTTCCTGCGCCAGCCGCTGAACGACCTCTGCATCAGCCGTCCGAAGGCGCGCCTCAGCTGGGGAATCCCGCTGCCGTTCGACGAAGATTACGTGACCTACGTGTGGTTCGACGCCCTGCTCAATTACGTGAGCGCCTCAACCGCTTTCCACAAGACTTACAAGGACGGCACGCCAATTTGGCCCGCCACCTACCACCTCATCGGCAAGGACATTTTGACGACGCACAGCGTTTACTGGCCGACGATGCTCATGGCTCTTGACATCCCGCTCCCGCAGCACATCCTCGCCCACGGCTGGTGGCTCGTGAACGGCGGCGACAAGATGAGCAAGTCCGCAGGTAACGTGGTGAACCCGATGGATTACATGGAAAAGTACGGTGTGGATGCATTCCGCTACTTCCTCGCCTCGGCGATGGTCGTTGGCCAGGACGCGAACTTCACGCACGAAGGTTTTGTCCGCCGCATCAACAGCGACCTTGCAAACGACCTCGGCAACGTGCTGAACCGCGTACACCGCCTGGTCCTCAACAACTTCGAAGGCAAGCTCCCCGCTATTGCCGCCCCGCTGGATGACGCCGCAAACGAAGTCATCACGATTGCCAAGCGCGTCATTACGAACGTCATGGAATGGGTGCCGCAAGTCAAGCTCTCGCAGGTCATCGACGAAATCATGACGCTTGTGCGCAGCGTGAACCGCTACCTCGAAGTCAAGGCCCCGTGGAAACTCGCGAAGGACCCCGCCATGAAGGACGAACTCGCGACCGTGCTCTTCGTCTCCGCCGAAGCCGTACGCCTCTCGCTGTGCCTGCTCTGGCCGGTCATCCCGACCAAGTCCAAGGAAGGTCTCGCCATGCTCGGCAGCAAGTTCACCGACCAGAACGACCTTGTCTGGGGTATCCTGAAGGGTGGCGAAGTGTTCGGCGAAGGCAAGCCGCTCTTCCCGCGCATCGAAGAAGAAGTGAAGCAACAGCCGCAGCAACAAAAGCCCAAGCAGAACAAGCCCCTGACAGCCGCCGACGTGCCCGCCGCCATGGACATGCGCGTGGCCCAGATCAAGGAAGTGGCCGACCATCCGGACGCCACGAGCCTCTACGTGCTCAAGGTCGATGCCGGCGAAGGCGAACTCCGCACCATCTGCAGCGGCCTCAAGAACAGCTACAAGGCCGAAGAACTCCAGGACCGCAAAATTCTCTTGTTCGCAAACCTCAAGCCGAGCGCACTGCGCGGCATCATGAGCCAGGGCATGCTCTTTGCGGGCGACCTCGACGCCGAAGCACACACCTGCAAGCTCGTGAGCGTCCCCGACGATGCGAAGCCCGGTGACCGCGCCCTGTTCAAGGGTGTAGCCCCGAGCGAACCGCGTGAGCTCAAAGTGAAGGACTTCGAGAAGATTGCGCTTTCCGTCAAGGGCGGTGCGGTGTTCTGCGATGCCCTCGCCCTCGAAGTGAACGGCAAGCCCGTGACCTGCGACGTGGCCGACGGCAACGGAGTCCACTAA